One Catalinimonas alkaloidigena DNA window includes the following coding sequences:
- a CDS encoding TetR/AcrR family transcriptional regulator, with protein sequence MATLILKVSDKLFLRDPQDTELGRKIIEFSIELIEEMGFEQFTFKKLAKRIASTEASIYRYFENKHRLLVYLVSWYWTWVDYLIDYQTHNLSDPAQKLRIALRVLMESRRNDPASIHVDEELLHRIVIAESPKLYLTKQVDAIGKEGAFKAYETLCQRIADLVEAYAPGYPYALSLVSTLVGAVHEQLFFSEHLPNLTAVRADPDNPKELLQYLEGLTFSVLDKFAGK encoded by the coding sequence GTGGCTACATTAATTCTGAAAGTAAGCGATAAGCTGTTCCTGCGCGACCCACAGGATACCGAACTGGGTCGGAAAATCATTGAGTTTAGCATTGAGTTGATCGAAGAGATGGGGTTTGAGCAGTTTACCTTTAAAAAACTCGCGAAACGCATCGCCTCCACCGAAGCCTCGATCTACCGCTATTTCGAAAACAAACACCGCCTGCTGGTTTATCTGGTATCCTGGTACTGGACCTGGGTCGATTACCTGATTGACTATCAGACGCATAATCTGAGCGATCCGGCGCAAAAGCTGCGCATTGCGTTGCGAGTCCTCATGGAGTCGCGCCGTAACGATCCGGCTTCCATTCACGTCGACGAAGAACTGCTGCACCGCATTGTGATTGCCGAGTCGCCGAAATTGTACCTGACCAAACAGGTAGACGCCATCGGAAAAGAAGGCGCTTTTAAGGCATACGAAACCTTGTGCCAGCGGATTGCGGATCTGGTAGAGGCCTACGCCCCGGGGTATCCGTACGCGTTGTCGCTGGTCAGTACGCTGGTAGGGGCGGTCCACGAACAACTGTTTTTTTCGGAACATTTACCCAACCTCACGGCCGTACGGGCCGATCCTGACAACCCCAAGGAGCTGTTGCAGTACCTGGAGGGTTTGACGTTCAGCGTGCTCGATAAGTTTGCCGGAAAGTAG
- a CDS encoding Fur family transcriptional regulator, giving the protein MEIRQFLKTHNLRSTTPREAILQLFMAHDYALSHADIEATIDASIDRVTIYRTLKTFLDRGLLHKVLDDSGTVRYALCPSSCNESEHHHEHVHFKCVNCGQTQCVEEVHVPNIALPQGFQPIEVNMLVQGVCRACGKS; this is encoded by the coding sequence ATGGAAATACGTCAGTTTCTAAAAACCCATAATCTACGTTCTACAACGCCTCGAGAAGCCATTTTACAGCTTTTCATGGCGCACGATTATGCGCTGTCGCACGCCGACATTGAAGCGACGATCGATGCCTCGATTGATCGGGTTACGATTTACCGCACGCTGAAAACGTTCCTGGACCGTGGGTTGCTGCATAAAGTGCTGGACGACTCAGGAACGGTTCGCTACGCCCTTTGCCCATCGAGCTGCAACGAAAGTGAGCATCACCACGAACATGTGCATTTTAAGTGCGTCAATTGCGGGCAAACGCAATGCGTGGAAGAGGTGCATGTCCCGAACATTGCCCTTCCACAGGGCTTTCAACCCATCGAGGTCAACATGCTTGTACAAGGGGTTTGCCGCGCCTGCGGTAAGTCATAA
- the ruvB gene encoding Holliday junction branch migration DNA helicase RuvB → MRKDYLSGDSNKLSTTEKEVERALRPLSFEDFTGQFKVVENLKIFVAAASKRGEALDHVLLHGPPGLGKTTLSHIVANELAANIKVTSGPVLDKPSDLAGLLTNLDERDVLFIDEIHRLNPIVEEYLYSAMEDYKIDIVLDAGPNARTVQISLNPFTLIGATTRAGLLTSPLRARFGINARLEYYDAQLLTSIVQRSSAILDTPIDDEAAYEIARRSRGTPRIANNLLRRTRDFAQIKGDGRITVAIAKMGLDALDVDQNGLDEMDNRILNTIISKFKGGPVGLSTIATACGEEAETIEEVYEPFLIQEGYIKRTSRGREATEQAYKHLGVVSPHRAGQLFE, encoded by the coding sequence ATGCGCAAAGACTATTTGAGCGGCGATAGCAATAAGCTCTCGACGACGGAAAAAGAAGTCGAGCGGGCGCTTCGCCCCCTAAGCTTCGAAGATTTTACGGGGCAGTTCAAAGTGGTAGAAAACCTGAAAATTTTCGTAGCGGCGGCTTCTAAACGCGGTGAAGCGCTGGACCACGTGCTGCTGCACGGACCTCCGGGATTGGGTAAAACCACGCTCTCGCACATCGTGGCGAACGAGCTGGCCGCCAACATCAAAGTGACCTCCGGCCCGGTGCTGGACAAGCCGAGCGATCTGGCGGGGCTGCTCACCAACCTGGACGAGCGTGATGTCCTCTTCATCGACGAAATTCACCGGCTCAATCCCATCGTGGAAGAGTACCTCTACTCAGCCATGGAAGATTATAAAATCGACATTGTGCTGGATGCCGGGCCTAACGCACGCACGGTGCAGATTTCGCTCAATCCGTTTACGTTGATAGGCGCAACCACCCGTGCCGGGCTGCTCACGTCGCCGTTGCGCGCGCGTTTTGGCATCAACGCACGGCTGGAGTATTACGACGCGCAGTTGTTGACCAGCATTGTGCAGCGCTCGTCAGCCATTCTGGATACGCCCATTGACGACGAAGCGGCCTACGAAATTGCCCGCCGGAGCCGTGGGACGCCGCGTATCGCCAACAACTTGCTGCGCCGCACTCGCGATTTTGCGCAGATCAAGGGCGATGGCCGCATTACCGTCGCGATTGCCAAAATGGGACTCGATGCGCTGGATGTAGACCAAAACGGGCTGGACGAAATGGACAACCGGATTCTCAACACCATCATCAGTAAATTCAAAGGCGGACCGGTAGGACTGAGCACCATCGCGACGGCATGTGGCGAAGAAGCGGAAACGATTGAGGAAGTGTACGAGCCGTTTTTGATTCAGGAGGGATACATCAAACGGACGTCGCGCGGCCGGGAAGCGACCGAGCAGGCCTACAAGCACTTAGGTGTTGTGTCGCCGCATCGGGCCGGCCAGCTATTTGAGTAA
- a CDS encoding FAD:protein FMN transferase, with protein sequence MNSRKKNAIYSVFLAIALYGGYQYQQSVVRQQQDQHPTLAGNTMGTTYHIRYQDAQGRNLQEGVDSLLVAFNQSLSTYIPTSEISEFNDSHALRYRSPYFFPVLQKSKEVFELTDGAFDPTVMPLVKAWGFGPGEREYPDSARVDSLRSLVGFTQIEFDNTSVRKAKEEVMLDFSAIAKGYGVDVVGEYLEERGIQDYMVEIGGEVRCRGENAEGQSWRIGIKNPEYKTQSDERPTAILNLQDRSMATSGNYENYYIKDGRRYAHTIDPKTGYPVEHTLLSASVVATDCMTADAFATAFMVLGKDKAIQLAQRMEDLEVLLIYSDEAGELRTFQTQGMAALMQPSSPQP encoded by the coding sequence ATGAATTCGCGTAAAAAAAATGCCATCTACAGCGTGTTTCTGGCCATTGCGCTGTACGGCGGCTATCAGTACCAACAATCGGTTGTTCGGCAGCAGCAGGACCAGCATCCTACTTTGGCTGGCAATACCATGGGCACCACGTACCACATTCGGTATCAGGACGCACAAGGCCGGAATTTACAGGAAGGAGTCGATTCGCTGTTGGTCGCGTTTAACCAATCCCTGTCTACTTATATTCCCACCTCAGAGATTTCCGAATTTAACGATTCTCACGCATTGCGTTACCGCTCTCCTTATTTTTTTCCGGTACTGCAAAAAAGTAAGGAAGTTTTTGAGCTGACCGACGGGGCTTTTGATCCTACGGTTATGCCCCTGGTGAAAGCCTGGGGATTTGGACCTGGGGAACGTGAGTATCCCGATAGCGCCCGCGTCGACTCGTTACGCAGCCTGGTGGGGTTCACCCAAATTGAGTTTGACAATACTTCAGTCCGTAAGGCGAAAGAAGAGGTCATGCTCGATTTTAGTGCCATTGCCAAAGGCTACGGTGTAGATGTAGTTGGGGAGTACCTGGAGGAGCGCGGCATTCAGGATTACATGGTGGAAATTGGCGGGGAAGTGCGTTGCCGGGGGGAAAACGCCGAAGGGCAGTCCTGGCGGATTGGGATTAAGAATCCGGAATACAAAACGCAGTCGGACGAGCGCCCCACCGCAATTCTCAATCTGCAGGATCGTTCGATGGCGACGTCGGGCAATTACGAAAACTATTACATCAAGGACGGACGTCGTTACGCACACACGATCGACCCTAAAACGGGCTATCCGGTTGAACACACGTTGCTGAGTGCTTCCGTAGTAGCCACCGATTGCATGACGGCCGATGCGTTCGCCACCGCCTTTATGGTGCTGGGCAAAGACAAAGCCATCCAGCTGGCCCAGCGGATGGAAGATCTGGAGGTTTTGCTCATTTACAGCGACGAGGCAGGAGAACTGCGTACGTTTCAAACCCAGGGGATGGCGGCGCTTATGCAACCCTCCTCCCCACAACCCTAA
- a CDS encoding DUF368 domain-containing protein, which produces MRTIKENLLLFARGLAMGAADVVPGVSGGTIAFITGIYEELLGSIQSVNAEAIRLLVKGHVKAFWQHINGNFLLVLFAGIGFSIITLSRIVLYALANIPELLWSFFFGLIVASAWVVGRKVSRWTVPVVVALLLGVVAAYLITEATPAETPTAAWFIFLSGAIAICAMILPGISGSFILVLLAKYEYILNAVKQLDVVTILTFILGCLVGILSFSRLLKWMLEKYHNLTVALLTGFMVGSLNKVWPWKETISTYTDRHGEVKPLVQENVLPLDYLDLTGREPYLFSAVALALVGFAVVYLIDHLAVAPEAVAEEAV; this is translated from the coding sequence ATGAGAACGATCAAAGAAAACCTTCTTTTGTTTGCACGCGGCTTGGCGATGGGGGCGGCAGACGTAGTACCCGGCGTATCGGGAGGGACCATCGCGTTTATCACGGGGATATACGAAGAGCTTTTGGGTTCCATTCAGTCGGTCAATGCGGAAGCAATCCGGTTGCTGGTGAAGGGGCATGTGAAAGCTTTCTGGCAGCACATCAACGGCAACTTTCTGCTGGTGCTGTTCGCCGGGATCGGCTTCTCCATCATAACCCTGTCCCGCATTGTGCTCTATGCGTTGGCGAACATTCCCGAATTGCTGTGGTCTTTCTTCTTTGGGCTGATTGTCGCTTCAGCGTGGGTTGTGGGGCGTAAGGTTTCCCGCTGGACTGTCCCCGTCGTGGTGGCCCTTCTCTTGGGCGTCGTAGCCGCGTACCTGATTACCGAGGCCACGCCCGCAGAAACGCCCACTGCTGCGTGGTTCATCTTCCTGTCGGGAGCCATTGCCATTTGTGCCATGATTCTGCCCGGCATTTCCGGAAGTTTCATCCTGGTGTTGCTGGCCAAATACGAATACATTCTGAATGCGGTCAAGCAATTGGACGTGGTAACGATCCTGACGTTCATTTTGGGCTGCTTGGTTGGCATTCTCTCGTTTTCGCGCCTGTTGAAATGGATGCTGGAGAAATACCACAACCTGACGGTGGCGCTGCTGACGGGCTTTATGGTCGGATCGCTGAACAAGGTGTGGCCGTGGAAAGAAACCATTTCTACCTACACTGATCGTCACGGCGAAGTGAAGCCGTTGGTGCAAGAAAATGTGCTGCCGCTCGACTACCTGGACTTGACCGGCCGCGAACCCTATCTTTTTTCGGCAGTGGCCCTGGCACTGGTGGGCTTTGCCGTCGTGTACCTGATTGACCATCTGGCGGTTGCACCAGAAGCAGTCGCAGAAGAAGCGGTATAA
- the mazG gene encoding nucleoside triphosphate pyrophosphohydrolase, translated as MNPKSRRAEQLEAFDRLLTIMDELREQCPWDRKQTLQSLRYLTIEETYELSDAILEDDLPEIRKELGDVMLHLIFYARIASETGAFDIADVLHGQCEKLISRHPHIYGDVKADDEETVKRNWEALKLKEGNRSVLSGVPKSLPAVVKAMRIQEKARGAGFDWEEKSQVWAKVKEEMGEFEELYLKTDRGEADQAELEKEFGDLLFSLINFARFAQVEPEAALERTNKKFIQRFTYLEEEARKAGKQLSDMTLAEMDTYWEAAKLLEK; from the coding sequence ATGAATCCGAAAAGCCGCCGTGCCGAGCAATTGGAGGCCTTTGACCGTCTCCTGACCATTATGGACGAACTGCGGGAGCAGTGCCCGTGGGATCGTAAACAGACGTTGCAAAGCCTCCGCTACCTGACCATCGAAGAGACGTACGAATTGTCGGATGCCATTCTGGAGGACGACTTGCCGGAAATCCGCAAGGAGTTGGGCGATGTGATGCTACATCTGATTTTTTACGCGCGCATCGCTTCCGAAACGGGTGCATTCGATATTGCCGACGTGCTACACGGACAGTGCGAAAAGCTGATCAGTCGCCATCCGCACATCTACGGCGACGTTAAAGCCGACGACGAAGAGACCGTGAAACGAAACTGGGAAGCCCTTAAGCTGAAAGAGGGCAACCGGTCGGTGTTGAGCGGGGTGCCCAAATCGCTGCCAGCAGTGGTGAAGGCCATGCGCATTCAGGAAAAGGCCCGCGGGGCCGGGTTCGATTGGGAAGAAAAATCGCAGGTGTGGGCGAAGGTGAAGGAAGAGATGGGAGAGTTTGAAGAGCTTTACCTGAAAACCGACCGGGGCGAAGCCGACCAGGCCGAGCTGGAAAAAGAATTTGGCGATCTGCTGTTTTCGCTGATCAATTTCGCCCGCTTTGCCCAAGTGGAGCCGGAAGCCGCCCTGGAGCGCACCAATAAGAAATTTATTCAGCGCTTCACGTATCTAGAAGAAGAAGCCCGCAAGGCCGGCAAACAACTGTCGGACATGACGCTTGCCGAAATGGATACCTATTGGGAAGCGGCCAAGCTGCTGGAAAAATAA
- a CDS encoding shikimate dehydrogenase family protein has translation MRKFGLIGYPLTHSFSKKYFTEKFAREGIAEASYELYELPDIERFPALCEAEPTLMGINVTIPHKKAVMPFLDALAPSAQKVGAVNVIRRFPDGRNVGYNSDYDGFRLSLERFLPDSFAGKALILGTGGASQAVRAVLDDLGLAYHFVSRQATADFTYKTLTPEILQAHRLIINTTPLGTWPNVAQAPDLPYEAFTSQHYLFDLVYNPEVTECMHRAKAQGAQTKNGLEMLHLQAEKAWEIWNEPV, from the coding sequence ATGCGAAAGTTTGGCCTGATCGGCTACCCACTGACCCACTCGTTTTCCAAAAAGTACTTCACCGAAAAGTTTGCTCGCGAAGGCATTGCCGAGGCCTCCTACGAGCTTTACGAGTTGCCCGACATCGAGCGCTTTCCGGCGCTGTGCGAAGCCGAACCCACCTTGATGGGCATCAACGTTACCATCCCTCATAAAAAGGCCGTGATGCCCTTTCTGGATGCGCTAGCGCCCTCAGCCCAGAAGGTAGGTGCGGTGAATGTGATCCGCCGATTTCCTGACGGACGCAACGTCGGTTACAATTCCGATTACGATGGCTTCCGTTTATCGCTGGAGCGCTTCCTGCCTGATTCTTTCGCTGGCAAAGCACTCATTCTGGGAACCGGTGGCGCTTCGCAAGCGGTGCGCGCGGTGCTGGACGATTTGGGCCTTGCGTATCATTTTGTGTCGCGCCAGGCCACAGCCGATTTTACGTACAAGACCCTGACGCCGGAAATTTTGCAGGCGCACCGGCTGATCATCAACACTACTCCCTTGGGCACGTGGCCTAATGTGGCGCAAGCCCCCGACCTTCCGTACGAAGCTTTCACGTCGCAACATTATCTGTTTGATCTCGTGTATAATCCGGAAGTGACCGAATGTATGCACCGGGCAAAAGCGCAGGGGGCTCAAACTAAAAACGGCTTGGAAATGTTGCATTTACAGGCCGAGAAAGCGTGGGAGATCTGGAACGAACCCGTCTGA
- a CDS encoding phosphosulfolactate synthase — MNYQLNNIPERVVKPRDYGLTMAMDKGLSVREVEDLISTSSDYIDIVKLGWATSYVTPNLDQKLKVYRDAGIPVYFGGTLFEAFIIRNQFDDYRRALDRFGMELAEVSDGSIDLPHDEKCEYIRQLAQQVTVLSEVGSKDVEKIIPPYKWIGLMQTELDAGAWKVIGEARESGNVGLFRSSGEVRSGLVEEILTKIPFEKIIWEAPQKEQQVWFVKLLGANVNLGNISPHEVIPLETVRLGLRGDTFSHFLNNNHK, encoded by the coding sequence ATGAATTACCAGCTCAATAACATTCCTGAGCGCGTGGTGAAACCCCGTGATTACGGATTGACCATGGCCATGGATAAAGGCTTGAGCGTACGTGAGGTAGAAGACCTCATATCGACCTCATCCGACTATATCGATATTGTCAAGCTAGGGTGGGCAACCTCCTACGTTACGCCTAACCTTGACCAAAAGCTGAAAGTCTACAGAGATGCGGGCATTCCCGTTTACTTTGGAGGGACGCTTTTTGAAGCTTTTATCATCCGCAACCAATTTGACGATTACCGCCGGGCGCTGGATCGTTTCGGAATGGAACTCGCAGAGGTGTCCGACGGGTCCATTGACCTGCCGCACGATGAAAAATGCGAATACATTCGCCAGCTGGCCCAACAGGTAACGGTGCTTTCAGAAGTAGGCTCTAAGGACGTTGAGAAAATCATTCCACCTTACAAATGGATTGGTTTGATGCAAACGGAATTGGATGCCGGTGCCTGGAAGGTAATCGGAGAAGCACGCGAGAGCGGTAACGTAGGTCTATTCCGGTCCTCGGGCGAGGTGCGCTCCGGGTTGGTCGAAGAGATCTTGACCAAAATTCCTTTCGAAAAAATCATCTGGGAAGCCCCGCAGAAAGAGCAGCAGGTGTGGTTCGTGAAACTGCTGGGGGCCAACGTGAACTTGGGTAACATCTCGCCCCACGAGGTGATTCCCCTGGAAACGGTTCGCTTGGGCCTGCGCGGCGATACATTCAGTCACTTCCTGAATAATAACCACAAGTAG
- the uvrB gene encoding excinuclease ABC subunit UvrB, producing MPFQLSSEFKPQGDQPQAIAQLTEGVQRGDLAQTLLGVTGSGKTFTVANLVQEVQRPTLVLSHNKTLAAQLYGEFKQFFPDNAVEYFISYYDYYQPEAYIPTTNVYIEKDLAINDEIEKLRLSATSSLMSGRRDVLVVASVSCIYGIGNPDEFQKNVMQVQVGDVVARNVFLFSLVNILYSRTEADFKRGTFRVKGDTVDIYPAYADFAYRLFFWGDEVEAIQRIDPETGAKFSDEKIISIFPANLFVTGKDLLHQAVYEIQDDLVMQVKHFEQEQRYLEAQRIKERTEFDLEMMRELGYCSGIENYSRYFDRRLPGARPFCLIDYFPDDFLLVVDESHVTIPQIRAMWGGDRARKVSLVDYGFRLPSALDNRPLTFNEFEELTGQTIYVSATPGEYELKRSEGVVVEQIIRPTGLLDPVIEVRPSGNQIDDLLGEIDERVKRNERVLVTTLTKRMAEELTRFLERLNVKCRYIHSEVKTLDRVEILRDLRLGLFDVLVGVNLLREGLDLPEVSLVAIIDADKEGFLRDNRSLIQTIGRAARNANGSVVMYADKITESMRAAIDETNRRRAIQQAYNEEHGITPQTVLKSREAILGQTKVADSKKKEMKMYAADLETPSVAADPVVAYMGEEELTKLLQKTRRNMEKAAKELDFIEAARLRDELFELEKLVQDRQKK from the coding sequence ATGCCATTTCAGCTATCCTCTGAATTTAAGCCTCAGGGTGACCAACCTCAGGCCATTGCTCAACTGACCGAAGGCGTCCAGCGCGGCGACCTGGCCCAGACGCTACTCGGCGTTACCGGTTCCGGCAAAACCTTCACCGTTGCCAATTTGGTGCAGGAGGTGCAACGCCCCACGTTGGTCCTCAGCCACAACAAAACCTTGGCCGCGCAGCTATACGGCGAGTTTAAGCAGTTCTTTCCAGACAATGCCGTCGAGTATTTCATCTCTTATTACGACTACTATCAGCCAGAGGCTTACATCCCCACCACCAATGTCTACATCGAGAAGGATCTGGCCATCAACGACGAAATTGAGAAGCTTCGGCTGAGCGCTACTTCGTCGCTGATGTCGGGCCGCCGCGATGTGCTGGTCGTAGCGTCGGTGTCCTGTATTTACGGCATTGGCAATCCGGACGAGTTCCAAAAGAACGTAATGCAGGTGCAGGTAGGCGATGTGGTGGCTCGCAACGTCTTTTTGTTTTCGCTGGTCAATATCCTCTACAGCCGAACGGAAGCGGATTTTAAGCGAGGCACGTTCCGTGTCAAAGGCGATACGGTCGACATCTACCCGGCCTATGCCGACTTTGCGTACCGGCTGTTCTTCTGGGGCGATGAAGTAGAGGCAATCCAGCGCATTGATCCGGAAACCGGCGCTAAATTTTCTGACGAAAAAATCATCTCTATTTTCCCGGCCAATCTGTTCGTAACTGGAAAGGACCTGCTGCACCAGGCGGTGTATGAGATTCAGGACGATTTAGTGATGCAAGTCAAGCATTTTGAGCAGGAACAACGCTATTTGGAAGCGCAACGCATCAAAGAGCGCACCGAGTTTGACTTGGAAATGATGCGCGAGTTGGGCTATTGCTCGGGCATTGAGAATTACTCGCGCTATTTTGACCGACGCTTGCCGGGGGCGCGTCCCTTCTGTTTGATCGATTACTTCCCGGACGATTTTCTGCTGGTAGTGGACGAGAGCCACGTCACCATTCCGCAGATCCGGGCCATGTGGGGCGGTGATCGCGCCCGCAAAGTATCACTGGTCGATTACGGGTTCCGGTTGCCTTCCGCACTTGACAACCGACCGCTCACGTTCAACGAATTTGAGGAGCTCACCGGACAGACCATTTATGTGTCGGCAACGCCCGGAGAGTATGAATTAAAACGTTCGGAGGGCGTAGTCGTGGAACAGATAATTCGTCCGACCGGCTTGCTCGATCCGGTCATTGAGGTACGCCCCAGCGGCAACCAGATTGACGATCTGCTGGGCGAAATCGACGAGCGGGTCAAGCGCAACGAGCGCGTGCTGGTCACGACCCTGACCAAGCGCATGGCCGAAGAACTAACGCGTTTTTTAGAGCGCCTGAATGTAAAATGCCGCTACATTCACTCCGAAGTAAAAACGCTGGATCGGGTGGAAATTCTGCGTGACTTACGCTTGGGGCTGTTCGATGTCTTGGTAGGGGTCAACCTGCTGCGCGAAGGCTTGGACTTGCCCGAAGTATCGTTGGTAGCGATCATCGATGCCGATAAAGAGGGCTTCCTGCGCGATAACCGTTCGCTGATTCAGACCATTGGGCGGGCGGCGCGTAACGCCAACGGGTCGGTGGTGATGTACGCCGATAAGATTACAGAGTCGATGCGGGCCGCCATTGATGAAACCAACCGTCGCCGTGCCATCCAGCAGGCCTATAATGAAGAGCACGGCATTACGCCGCAGACCGTACTGAAATCTCGAGAGGCTATTTTAGGGCAAACCAAAGTGGCGGATTCCAAGAAGAAAGAGATGAAGATGTACGCTGCCGATCTGGAAACGCCCTCTGTGGCGGCCGATCCGGTCGTGGCCTACATGGGCGAAGAGGAATTGACTAAGCTTTTACAGAAAACGCGCCGGAACATGGAGAAGGCTGCGAAGGAACTTGACTTTATCGAAGCCGCCCGTTTGCGCGACGAACTCTTCGAGTTGGAGAAGCTGGTGCAGGATCGCCAAAAGAAATAA